The Actinoplanes sp. N902-109 genomic interval CTGCTCGACGAAGTCGACGACGCCGTGCAGCAGGGCATACTTGAGCCGCTCGGCCACGGATTCCGTACGCCAGGACAGGTCGACCTTGCGCTTGGTGCCGGAGCCGGTGACCGTCGACGCGAAGCTGACCAGCCGGTCGGTGGCGTCCTCGCGCCGGTCGAACAGCACGTCCTCGACGAGCTCGAGCAGGTCGGCCGGGATGTCCTGGTACACGGCGAGCTGCCCGGCGTTGACGATGCCCATGTCCAGGCCCGCGCGCACGGCGTGCAACAGGAACGCCGAGTGCATGGCCTCGCGCACCACGTCGTTGCCACGGAACGAGAAGGACAAGTTCGAGATACCGCCGCTGGTACGGACGCCGGGGCAGCGTTCCTTGATCCGCGGCAGCGCCTCGATGAACGCCTTGGCGTAGCCGTTGTGCTCGGCGATGCCGGTGGCGACGGCGAGCACGTTCGGGTCGAAGATGATGTCCTCGGGCGCGAACCCGGCCTCGTTCACGAGCAGGTCGTACGCCCGGCCGCAGATCTCGACCTTGCGGTCGGCGGTGTCGGCCTGGCCCTGCTCGTCGAAGGCCATGACCACGACGCCGGCGCCGTAGTCGCGGATCTTGCGGGCCTGGGCCAGGAACGGCTCCGGGCCCTCCTTGAGGCTGATCGAGTTGACCACGCCCTTGCCCTGCACGCACTTGAGCCCGGCCTCGAGCACGCTCCACCGGGAGCTGTCGATCATCACCGGGATCCGGGCGACCTCGGGCTCGGTGGCGATCAGGTTGAGGAACGTGGTCATCGCCCGCTCGCTGTCGAGCAGGTCGGCGTCCATGTTGACGTCGAGCAGGTTGGCCCCGCCGCGCACCTGCTCCAGCGCGACGTCGACGGCCGCCTGGTAGTCGTCGGCCTCGATGAGCCGGCGGAACTTGGCCGAGCCGGTGACGTTGGTGCGCTCGCCGATCATCACGAACCCGGTGTCCGGGCCGATCTCGAACGGCTCCAGACCGCTGAACCGGGTGGCCGGCGCCGGCTGCGGCACCGGGCGCGGCGCCAGGCCGCGGACCCGCTCGGCGATCTTCGCGATGTGCGCGGGCGAGGTGCCGCAGCAGCCGCCGACGATGTTGACCAGCCCCTCGCCGGCGAACTCGCCGACCAGCGCGGCGGTCTCGGCGGGCTGCTCGTCGTAGCCGCCGAAGGCGTTGGGCAGCCCGGCGTTGGGGTGGCAGGCCACGTACGTGCCGGCCAGCCGGGCCAGGTCGGTGACGTGCGGGCGCATCTGGGTCGCGCCCAGCGAGCAGTTGACCCCGACGACCAGCGGCTCGGCGCGCTCGACCGAGCGCCAGAACGCCTCGACGGTCTGCCCGCTCAGGGTGCGCCCGGACAGGTCGACGATGGTGACCGAGATCCACAGCGGCAGCTGCGGGGCGACCTCGCGGGCGGCGGCGATGGCTGCCTTGACGTTGAGCGTGTCGAAGATCGTCTCGATCAGCAGCAGGTCCACCCCGCCCTCGGCGAGCGCGCTGATCTGCTCGGCGTAGGCGGCCTTGACCTGGTCGAAGGTGACCGCGCGGTAGGCCGGGTCGTCGACCCGCGGCGACAGCGACAGGGTCACGTTGAGCGGGCCGACCGAACCGGCCACGAACCGCCCCCCGGCCTCGTCGGCGGCCTGCCGGGCGAGCTGGGCGGCGCGGATGTTCATCTCGCGGACCATCGACTCGAGCCCGTAGTCGGCCTGGCCGATGCTGGTCGCGGTGAACGTGTTGGTGGTGGTGATGTCGGCGCCCGCGGCGAGATACTGCCGGTGCACGTCCAGGATCAGGTCGGGGCGGGTCAGGTTGAGCAGGTCGGGGTCGCCGGTGACATCCTTGGGATGGCCGGCGTCGATCAGGTCGCCGCGGAAGTCGGCCGGGGTGAGCTTCGCGCCCTGCAGCATGGTGCCCCACGCGCCGTCGAGCACGAGCACCCGCTCGGCCATCAGCTCGCGCAACGTCCGCACTGTCTCGGTCACCGGCACAACGCCTCCTCCGTCTGTGATCCGGAGGACGCCCTTGGTCGGTGGAACCAGGCCGAGCGTGGCGGGTCTCCCCGTCGCAGCGCCCCTCGGTCTGGCGTACGAGAATACCCGAACCCGCTCGAAGCGCCCTCGAGCCGCCAGCCTTTGAGACGCGCATTGATCGGCTCGCCGCCGATCGGCGGCGGACCGGCCTCAGCCCAGCGCGTCGACGATGCGCCTGTGGCTGGCGTCCAGTTCCTCGGCGCTGACATCGGGAACGGCCCGGGCGAAGTCGAAGTCGGCCATGTCCGTGGCCGGGAATACGTGCACGTGCGCGTGCGGCACCTCGAAGCCGGCCACGATCAGCCCGACCCGCGGCGCGTCGAAGGCCCGCTTGAGCGCCCGCCCGATGGTGTGGGCGACGCCGAGCACGTGACCGGCCAGCTCCGGCTCCAGATCGGTCCACTCGTCGACCTCGGCGCGCGGCACGACCAGCGTGTGACCCGGCGTCAGCGGCGCGATGGTCAGGAACGCGGCGGCCCGCTCGTCGGACCACACGATGCGGCCCGGCAGCTCACCGGTGATGATCTTCGTGAACACAGTCGGCACCCAACTATGACATCACATGCTGCGAATTCCCGGTGCGCGCCGGGTCACCGTTCCTGACTGACCGCTGTGCGCGCCCGTCCACTGTGAGCTGCGGTGCTCGCCGCCGTGTTCCTGATCGGCTCGTGGACCTCGGATGAGCCGAGCGTCCACCCGATGTCGCGGGCCCGCCGGCCCGACGAGACGCTCCGGTGGGCGTAGCGGGAAAGGTCTCGAAGCAGACCCTAGGGTGGGCGGTATGAGCGTGGAATCCACCGAAGTAAGACTCGCGCGACGTCCGCACGGCACTCCCGTACCCGACGATTTCGAGATCGCGCGCACCAGCGTGCCCGCCCCGCAGCCCGGGCAGCTCCTGGTGCGCAACACCTTGATGAGCGTCGACCCGTACATGCGCGGGCGGATGGACGACCGGAAGTCGTACGTGCCACCCTTCGACCTGGGCCAGCCGATGCAGGGCGGCGCCGTCGGCGAGGTGGTCGCCTCGGCCGCCGACGGCTTCAAGCCCGGTGATCAGGTGTTGCACGGTCTCGGCTGGCGCGAGTACGCCCTGGTCGACGCCCGCTCGGCCGCACCGGTCGACCCGGCCGCCGCGCCGCTCGGGGCGTACCTCGGGGTGCTCGGCATGACCGGCCTCACCGCCTACGCCGGGCTGTTGCGCACCGCGGAGTTCCGCCCCGGTGACACGGTGTTCGTGTCCAGCGCGGCCGGTGCGGTCGGCCAGGTCGCCGGTCAGCTCGCCCGCATCCGCGGCGCCGGCCGGGTGATCGGCAGCGCGGGCTCGGCCGGCAAGGTCGCCTACCTGCGCGACGAGCTCGGGTTCGAGGCGGCGTTCAACTACCGGGACGCCCCCGTACGGCAGCTGCTCGAGGCCGCGGCACCGGACGGCATCGACGTGTACTTCGACAACGTCGGCGGCGACCACCTCGAGGCCGCCATCGCCCGGATGAACGTCCACGGCCGGATCTGCGTCTGCGGCATGATCAGCGTCTACAACGCCACCGAGCCGGCCGCCGCGCCCCGCAACCTGGCCCAGCTCATCGGCAAACGCATCACCATGCGCGGCATGCTCGTCGGTGACCACAACGACCTGCGCGACCAGTTCATCGCCGAGGTGGCACCGCTGGTGGCCGACGGCACCCTGCGCTACCGCGAGACCATCCACGAGGGCATCGAGAACGCCCCGGCCGCCTTCCTGTCCATGCTCCGCGGCGACAACATCGGCAAGGTCCTCGTACGACTCTGAGCGGTTGCGGGCCTCGGGTACGGGCCTCGGTCCCGGGGATGAGCGCGAGTCCCATCCCCGGGCCGATGTGCCGGGAGCCCGCAGCCGGTGTAGTGGAGTCATGACAAGAGACACCCGGTCCCGCGCCTCCTACGGCATCGACGCCCCGGCACTGCTGGCCATCCCCGCGTCGGCAGTGGTCGCCGGCCTGTGGCAGGTGGTGGTCACGCGATCCCCATGGCCGCTGATCGGGGTGGTGATCACCCTCCTGTGCGTCGGCCTCGGCGTGCACGCCGCCCGGCGCGGCAAACTTGTCGTCTGGGACGAGCTGCTGAGCTTCCTGCGCGGCGATGAGGACCTGCTCGACATCGGGTGTGGCCGGGGCGCGGTGCTCACCACCGCGGCCCGCCGGCTGCCCCACGGCCGAGCCGTCGGCGTCGACGTGTGGCGGACCCGCGACCAGTCCGGCAACTGCGCCGACGCGACCCGGCGCAACGCCGCATTGACCGCCGTCGCCGACCACGTCGGCGTGGACACCGGAACCATGCTCGACCTTCCGTACGCCGACGCCTCGTTCGACGTGGTCGTCTCCATGACCGCGGTCCACAACGTCGGCCAGGACCACGTCGACCGGGCCATCGCGGAGGCCGTGCGGGTGCTGCGCCCCGGCGGCCGGTTGCTGATCGCCGACCTGCGCTTCACCCGCCGCTACGCGCACCGCCTGCGGGAACTCGGCATGATCGACGTCAGCCGCCGCAGCCTCGGCTGGCGTCTCTGGTGGACCGGCCCCTGGCTGCGGACCGTCCTGATCACCGCCACCCGCCCCGCCGATGATCGCCGTGACCTATGCCATCGCACTGCAGCGGCGCACCCCGGTGCGGTTGCCCGGCCGAAGATCCGCACCGGCGGGACTTCTCCCGCATGATCCCAGCCCTGCGCTGATCATCACCGCGGCAGTTCTCCTTGCCAGTCCTTCTGGTACGCCGCGCCGAGGCGTCGGCAGAGGCGGAACCGTTCGACGCGACCGAGCTTCGCGAGTTGTTCCCGAAGACCCTTTGTCGAGCACTACGCCGATCAGGTGGCCGTCGCCGCCCGACCCCCCGGTCTCGTCCACCCATGAGCCATTGGCCGATTGCGACGTCGTCCGGACTCCGTCAGGTTCTGAGCAGGAACCGGTAGAGGCCGCCGGCGCCCGCGACGGCGAGCGAACCGTCGACGGGATTCCACCGGCAGGTGTGCGCCGCCTGTTCGAGTCGCGTCATGGCGTAGGCGCTGCCGGTCTCTGCGATCCAGATCCGTACCGTGCGGTCCGAACCGGCCGTCGCCAGCCGGGTTCCGTCGGTGGAGATGGCTACGGAGTTGACCCGGTCGGTGTGGCCGCCGAAGGCACGCAGCTCCGCACCGGTGACGGCGTCCCAGAGACGCACCGTGCGGTCGGAGCCCGCGGTGGCCAGCCAGGTGCCGTCCGGCGAGATCGCAACGGAGTTGATCCGGCCCCGATGACCGGCGATCGTACGGCGTTCCGCACCCGTCGCGGCATCCCAGAGACGCACCGTGCGATCGGAGCCCGCGGTAGCCAGCCAGGTGCCGTCCGGCGAGATCGCAACAGAGTTGATCCGGCCCCGATGACCGGCGATCGTACGGCGTTCCGCACCCGTCGCGGCATCCCAGACGCGCACCGTGCGATCGTCTCCGCCGGTCGCCAGCCAGCTGCCGTCGGGCGAGACGGCCACCGAGAAGACCCGCCCGACGTGCCCGAGCATCTCGGTGCGTTGCTCGTTGCGGGCCACGTCCCAGATGCGTACAGACCAGCCCGCGCTGGCCAGCCACGTGCCGTCCGGCGCGATGGCCACCGCGTTGATGCGCCCGGTGCGGCATGCCGGAGGCTTGCGCTGCTCGCCCGTGGTGGCCGCCCAGAGTTGCACCGAGCTGTTGGTGCTGCCGGTGGCGAGCCACTGCCCGTCCGGCGACCAGGCCACGTCGGAGAACCATGCCGACCGGTCACCGGCGGGTACGGCCCGGCCGCGGCCGAGGTGGGCGGGCCCGTCCCAGATCCGTACGGACCAGTCGGAACTCGCCGTTGCCATCCAGGTGCCGTCCGGGGCGATCGTGACGGCGTTCACCGGGTCGATGTGCCCGCGCAACGCTGCCTGCTGCTCCCCGGTGGCAGCGTCCCAGATCCGGGTGTTGCGGTCGTCGCCGCCGGTGGCCAGCCACTTGCCGTCGGGAGCAACCGCGACCGCGTTGAGCAGGTCGTTGACCTGGCTCGCCAAGTCGGTTCGTTGTTCGCCGGTGACGAAGTTCCAGATGCGCAGCGACCAGCCGGCCACCACCACCCAGGTGCCGCTGGGGGCGACGGCAACCGAGCGGGCCCAGTCGGTGGAGACGACCAGGCGCGCCTGTTCACGCCCCGTGCTGATGCCCCAGATCCGCACCGACCGGTCGTCGCTGCTGGTGGCCAGGAAGGTGCCGTGCGGATCGACCGCAACCGAGGTCACCGCACCGCTGTGGCCGGTCAGCTTCATTCTCTGCCTGCCACTTGCCACATCCCAGATGCGGACGGACCGGTCCTCGCCGCCGCTCGCTATCCAGGTGCCGTCGGGGGCGACCGCCACCGCGTTCACCCGGGCCGTGTGGCCGGTGAACCGTCCGCGTAAGGCTCCCGTGGTCGCATCCCAGGCGCGGATGGACCGGTCAGCACCGGCGCTGACGAACCACGTGCCGTCAGCAGCGATCGCGACGGCTGTGACCCGGTCGGTGTGACCGGTCAACGTCATGCGCTCGGCGCCGGTCGCGGCGTTCCACACCCGGACGGTCCGATCCGCGCCGGCGGTCACGAACCAGTCGCTCGCGGGGGAGATGGCTATGGCACGGATCGGCGCGGTGTGCCCGGTGACGGTGCGGCGTAGTGCCGGTTCCGGAAGATCGGGAAGGGGCCATCCGTTGAGCAGTGCCGGTGGCTTGCGCTCCTGGTTCAGCGCCTTGATCGGGGCTCCCCACACGGTGTCGTGCTCGAGGCGGCCGTACAGGATGTCGATCCGGGAGTGCGGGGGCTGCGTGGGCGCCAGCAGATGAGCGGTCTGGCCGAAGACATGTCGCAGGTGCACGGCGGTTCCGCCGGGGAGAAGCGCAAGGTCCGACAACGGCGCGATCGGTCCGGACTGCTCCAGCCGGGCGGTCACCCAGCGGATGTCGCTCGCCACGGCGGCGGCGTCGGCTCCCCGGTCCGCTGCCTGCAGATGTTCGATCAGGTGGTCCTGCAGGTACCGGTCGAGATCCGGCAACGTCCACCACTCGATGACGGACGCGCCTTCCTGCGCCGTCCCGGACGCGGCCGACAGGAGCAGGCGGTGCAGCGCCCGCAGGCGGTCCGCACCCAGTTCGCGGCGCAGCACTTCGCGGATCACGTCGTGCATGCCGATGGCTCCGCCATTCGCGGTCGGCGTCAAGGTCACCAAGGACAGGTCCTCCAGGCGGGCGCACAGCGCCCGGGACTCCACCACGTCCAGCTTCCCCGTCGCTTGCCACAGGCCGGCCACCATCGTCAGCGGAATGGATTCGTCCTCGGCGAAGACCGAGAGCTCGGCAAGTCGGAGCCGCTCGGCCGGGCGCAGCAGGCCGATACTGGCATCGATGGTCGCCGCGACGGCCTGCTGCCGCTGTTGCGGATCGTTGACGTCGAGCTGCCGCCCGGCTGCCCCGGTGAGGTCGTCGACGTGGGACATCCCGTCGCGGCGCAGCCGGTCGAGCAGCTGCTGGGCCGCAGATGAGAGGTCGGTGTGCAGCCGGGCCTGATTCACCAGGATGCGGTTGAGGAGCCGCAGGAGCAGTGGCCATCTGCTGGTCTCGTCGAGGAGCCCGCCGACGATGTGCGGCGGCAGCCCCGGCAGATCCGCGGTCAGCACAGCTCGCGCCTGGTCGAGCGACAGCTGGTCCACCCGGACCGGGATCGCAGCGCCTTGCACCAGCGACACGTTGCGGGTCGTGATCAGCCGGGCGCTCCGGCCGACGAGCGGGAAGGCTTCGAGCTGCTCGGGAAACCACACGTCGTCCAGCACGATGAGCCGGGGCGGACCGGCCCGCAGCAGCGCCGCCAGATGCTGACCGGCTTGCTGCGCGTCGGTGAACGCCACCTGCCGGTCGGGGGCGATCGAGCGGATCAAGTCGTTGATCTTGTCGGTGAGGATGCCCCGGCGAGCGTCCCGGCCGACGGTCACCCAGTACACCCGGTCCGCGAACCGGCGCAGGACCCTCGGATCGGACCGCACCAGCTTCGCGACCGTCGTCTTGCCGAATCCGCCGGCCCCCTGCAGGGCGGTCGTCACTCCCACGGTCCGGTTCCCGCGCCGGTGCAGGGCGGCCACGATCCGGTCCACCTCGAGCGGCCGTTCGACGATCCACGACTCGGGCCGTTGCTCGGCCGGCACGACGGCGAGCGGCCGGTTCACGATGTGCTGCGTCCAGGTCACCGCCAGGCCGGCCACGGCGACCAGGGCGGTGCCGGCGACTGCCCACCACAGCGGCTCGTGCTCCACCGCAGGAAACCACGGGGCGGCTCCACCGGTGGCCACGTTGACCGCGACAGCCACGAGTGTCGCCGAGCATGCCGCAGCAAGCACGGACGCGACGACCAGCATCCAGCGCCACACCGAAGCCCCCCTCGCCACCATCTAATCGCCAACAGGAGATCACTTCCAGGAGGCGCGAGCGGGTCGGGGCTTCAACGAGAACCGACCGCCGCGCGGATTGCGGCGGCCACCTCGGTCAGGTCGTTGGTGAGCTGGTGGTCACGGCCCGGCAGCCGGTGGACCCGGGCCTGTGGGACGGCCCGGGCGTACAGGTCGGCGTGGGACGGCGGGACCGTTTCGTCGGCGAGGCCGTGGAAGATGTGCACCGGGGTGCCGGCGGGAAGCTTGGCGCCGAGGTCGGCGGGCAGGGTGAACTCGGCGCTGGGCCAGCCGCCGGGGCCGACGAACGGGGCGGCGATCAGGACGACGGCGCCCCAGCGCTGTGGTGGCGGGTGCTGGGCGAGCGTGCCGGCCAGGATCGCGGCGCCTGTCGAGTGAGCCACCAGGACCGCGGTGCCGGGCAGAGCGGCGAGTTCGGCGCGGAGGAAGGTGCTCCAGCCGGCGTACTGCGGGTCGCCCTCGTCGGGCAGGCGGGGATACTGGATCTCGTAGCCCGCCCCGAGCGCCCGGCCCAGGCTGTCGACCAGGTGGTTGTCCCAGTCGTCGTGGGTGCCCGCGCCGCCGCCCTGGACGAACAGGATGCTGATCATGCCGGGGTGCCGGGCCGGGGTGCGGGGGTCAGTCGAGGCAGAACTCGTTGCCTTCGACGTCCTGCATGGTCAGGCATGACTCGTTCTCCTCGTCGGCGAGCTGGAGCAGCACCCGGGTGCCGCCGAGCGGGGTCAGCCGGGCTTCCTCGGCCAGGAGGGCCGCCAGGCGCTCCTCGCCCACCAGGCCGGCACCGGCTCGTACGTCGAGGTGCACCCGGTTCTTGACGATTTTGCCCTCGGGGACCCGCTGGAAGAACAGCCGTGGTCCCTCGCCCGTGGGGTCGGTGGCGGCGAACCAGGAACCGCGCGCCTCGGCTGGCCGCGCGTCGTTGTAGTCGTCCCAGGTGGAGAAGCCGGAGGGAGGCGGCGCGGTGTAGCCCAGCAGCTCACACCAGAAGCGGCCCACCCGCTCGGGCTCCTTGCAGTCGAACGTGACCTGGAACTTCTTCACCGACCCCATCACTCCACCTTAGACGGGCCGGGTAGCCGCCCCGGCAGCCGGCCACCAGGACGGCGGCCGGCTGCCGGGGCGGGCGGGGGCCGGTCACCTCAGAGGGTGCGGGCCAGCCGGTCGGCGAGCAGCTTGGCGAAGCGGGCCGGGTCGGCCAGGTCGCCACCCTCGGCCAGCAGCGCGGTGCCGTACAGCAGCTCGGCGGTCTCCGGCAGGGCCGGGTCGTCGGCGCGCTGGGTGTGCGCCTCGCGCAGCCCGGTGACCAGCGGGTGCTCCGGGTTGAGCTCGAGGATCCGCTTGACCGGCGGGACCTCCTGGCCCATCGCCTTGTACATCTTCTCCAGGGTCGGGGTGATGTCGTTGGCGTCGCTGACCAGGCAGGCCGGGGAGGTGGTGAGCCGGTTGGTCAGCCGCACCTCCTTGACCTCGTCCAGGGTCTCCCCCAGCCAGGTCAGCAGCGGCGCGTACTCGCCGGTCTTTTCCTCCGAGGGCTTCTCGTCGGTGTCCAGGTCGACGGTGCCGCGGGCGATGGACTGCAGCTTCTTGCCGTCGTACTCGGGAACCGCCTCGACCCAGATCTCGTCGACCGGGTCGGTGAGCAGCAGCACCTCGTAGCCCTTGGCCTTGAACGCCTCCATGTGCGGGGAGTTCTCGACCTGGGCCCGGGTCTCGCCGGTCATGAAGTAGATCTCCTCCTGGCCCTCCTTCATCCGGCTGACGTAGCCGGCCAGGGTGGTGGGCTCGTCGCCGCCGGTGGTGGCGAACGACGACACGTCGAGGATGGCCTTCTGGTCGTCGGCCTCGCCGAGCAGGCCCTCCTTGATGGCCCGGCCGAACTCGCGCCACAGGGTGGCGTACTTCTCCGGTTCCTTGGTCTGCATGTCCTTGATGGTGGACAGGATCTTCTTGGCGAGCCGGCGGCGGATCATCTGGATGTGCCGGTCCTGCTGCAGGATCTCGCGCGAGATGTTGAGCGACAGGTCGGCCGCGTCCACGACGCCCTTGACGAAGCGCAGGTAGTCGGGGATCAGCTCCCGGCTGTCGTCCATGATGAAGACGCGCTTGACGTACAGCTGGATGCCGCGGCTCCCGTCCCGCTGGAACAGGTCGTGCGGCGCTCGGGCCGGGATGAACAGCAGCGCCTCGTACTCGAAGGTGCCCTCGGCCCGCATCTGGATGATCTCCAGCGGGTCGGTCCAGTCATGGCTGATGTGCCGGTAGAACTCGGAATACTCCTCGTCCTTCACCTCCGAGCGCGGGCGCGCCCAGAGGGCCTTCATCGAGTTGAGCGTCTCCGGTTCGCCCTCGGGCTTGACCAGCCGGATCGGGAACGAGATGAAGTCGGA includes:
- the metH gene encoding methionine synthase; the encoded protein is MTETVRTLRELMAERVLVLDGAWGTMLQGAKLTPADFRGDLIDAGHPKDVTGDPDLLNLTRPDLILDVHRQYLAAGADITTTNTFTATSIGQADYGLESMVREMNIRAAQLARQAADEAGGRFVAGSVGPLNVTLSLSPRVDDPAYRAVTFDQVKAAYAEQISALAEGGVDLLLIETIFDTLNVKAAIAAAREVAPQLPLWISVTIVDLSGRTLSGQTVEAFWRSVERAEPLVVGVNCSLGATQMRPHVTDLARLAGTYVACHPNAGLPNAFGGYDEQPAETAALVGEFAGEGLVNIVGGCCGTSPAHIAKIAERVRGLAPRPVPQPAPATRFSGLEPFEIGPDTGFVMIGERTNVTGSAKFRRLIEADDYQAAVDVALEQVRGGANLLDVNMDADLLDSERAMTTFLNLIATEPEVARIPVMIDSSRWSVLEAGLKCVQGKGVVNSISLKEGPEPFLAQARKIRDYGAGVVVMAFDEQGQADTADRKVEICGRAYDLLVNEAGFAPEDIIFDPNVLAVATGIAEHNGYAKAFIEALPRIKERCPGVRTSGGISNLSFSFRGNDVVREAMHSAFLLHAVRAGLDMGIVNAGQLAVYQDIPADLLELVEDVLFDRREDATDRLVSFASTVTGSGTKRKVDLSWRTESVAERLKYALLHGVVDFVEQDTEEARQQVDRPLDVIEGPLMDGMKVVGDLFGAGKMFLPQVVKSARVMKRSVAYLEPFMEKEKAGSRGQGKVVLATVKGDVHDIGKNIVGVVLGCNNYEVVDLGVMVPAAKILDTAIAEGADAIGLSGLITPSLDEMVAVGAEMQRRGMHLPLLIGGATTSRQHTAVRIAPAYEGPTVHVLDASRVVGVVSDLLDPGRARTLDESNRADQERLRVQHANRHSQPLLTIAEARANREVVDFAGLPVPAFTGLRTVEPSIAELRELVDWQFLFLAWELKGKFPAILDNPVARELWEDANTLLDKIIADGSFRAKGAYAFWPAHSEGDDIVLDDGLRFPMLRQQTQKPQGRANRSLADYIAPEGDHLGGFAVAIHGADELAARYEAEQDDYRAIMVKALADRLAEAFAEHLHLQARREWFEPDAQPVLEDLHAERYRGIRPALGYPASPDHSEKKDLFELLQSDKLGIGLTESYAMTPAAAVSGLIFAHPASRYFTVGRIGKDQVEDYARRRGLPVEEIERWLRPNLAYDPS
- a CDS encoding HIT family protein; this encodes MPTVFTKIITGELPGRIVWSDERAAAFLTIAPLTPGHTLVVPRAEVDEWTDLEPELAGHVLGVAHTIGRALKRAFDAPRVGLIVAGFEVPHAHVHVFPATDMADFDFARAVPDVSAEELDASHRRIVDALG
- a CDS encoding NADP-dependent oxidoreductase gives rise to the protein MSVESTEVRLARRPHGTPVPDDFEIARTSVPAPQPGQLLVRNTLMSVDPYMRGRMDDRKSYVPPFDLGQPMQGGAVGEVVASAADGFKPGDQVLHGLGWREYALVDARSAAPVDPAAAPLGAYLGVLGMTGLTAYAGLLRTAEFRPGDTVFVSSAAGAVGQVAGQLARIRGAGRVIGSAGSAGKVAYLRDELGFEAAFNYRDAPVRQLLEAAAPDGIDVYFDNVGGDHLEAAIARMNVHGRICVCGMISVYNATEPAAAPRNLAQLIGKRITMRGMLVGDHNDLRDQFIAEVAPLVADGTLRYRETIHEGIENAPAAFLSMLRGDNIGKVLVRL
- a CDS encoding class I SAM-dependent methyltransferase, with the protein product MTRDTRSRASYGIDAPALLAIPASAVVAGLWQVVVTRSPWPLIGVVITLLCVGLGVHAARRGKLVVWDELLSFLRGDEDLLDIGCGRGAVLTTAARRLPHGRAVGVDVWRTRDQSGNCADATRRNAALTAVADHVGVDTGTMLDLPYADASFDVVVSMTAVHNVGQDHVDRAIAEAVRVLRPGGRLLIADLRFTRRYAHRLRELGMIDVSRRSLGWRLWWTGPWLRTVLITATRPADDRRDLCHRTAAAHPGAVARPKIRTGGTSPA
- a CDS encoding NB-ARC domain-containing protein, producing the protein MWRWMLVVASVLAAACSATLVAVAVNVATGGAAPWFPAVEHEPLWWAVAGTALVAVAGLAVTWTQHIVNRPLAVVPAEQRPESWIVERPLEVDRIVAALHRRGNRTVGVTTALQGAGGFGKTTVAKLVRSDPRVLRRFADRVYWVTVGRDARRGILTDKINDLIRSIAPDRQVAFTDAQQAGQHLAALLRAGPPRLIVLDDVWFPEQLEAFPLVGRSARLITTRNVSLVQGAAIPVRVDQLSLDQARAVLTADLPGLPPHIVGGLLDETSRWPLLLRLLNRILVNQARLHTDLSSAAQQLLDRLRRDGMSHVDDLTGAAGRQLDVNDPQQRQQAVAATIDASIGLLRPAERLRLAELSVFAEDESIPLTMVAGLWQATGKLDVVESRALCARLEDLSLVTLTPTANGGAIGMHDVIREVLRRELGADRLRALHRLLLSAASGTAQEGASVIEWWTLPDLDRYLQDHLIEHLQAADRGADAAAVASDIRWVTARLEQSGPIAPLSDLALLPGGTAVHLRHVFGQTAHLLAPTQPPHSRIDILYGRLEHDTVWGAPIKALNQERKPPALLNGWPLPDLPEPALRRTVTGHTAPIRAIAISPASDWFVTAGADRTVRVWNAATGAERMTLTGHTDRVTAVAIAADGTWFVSAGADRSIRAWDATTGALRGRFTGHTARVNAVAVAPDGTWIASGGEDRSVRIWDVASGRQRMKLTGHSGAVTSVAVDPHGTFLATSSDDRSVRIWGISTGREQARLVVSTDWARSVAVAPSGTWVVVAGWSLRIWNFVTGEQRTDLASQVNDLLNAVAVAPDGKWLATGGDDRNTRIWDAATGEQQAALRGHIDPVNAVTIAPDGTWMATASSDWSVRIWDGPAHLGRGRAVPAGDRSAWFSDVAWSPDGQWLATGSTNSSVQLWAATTGEQRKPPACRTGRINAVAIAPDGTWLASAGWSVRIWDVARNEQRTEMLGHVGRVFSVAVSPDGSWLATGGDDRTVRVWDAATGAERRTIAGHRGRINSVAISPDGTWLATAGSDRTVRLWDAATGAERRTIAGHRGRINSVAISPDGTWLATAGSDRTVRLWDAVTGAELRAFGGHTDRVNSVAISTDGTRLATAGSDRTVRIWIAETGSAYAMTRLEQAAHTCRWNPVDGSLAVAGAGGLYRFLLRT
- a CDS encoding alpha/beta hydrolase; the protein is MISILFVQGGGAGTHDDWDNHLVDSLGRALGAGYEIQYPRLPDEGDPQYAGWSTFLRAELAALPGTAVLVAHSTGAAILAGTLAQHPPPQRWGAVVLIAAPFVGPGGWPSAEFTLPADLGAKLPAGTPVHIFHGLADETVPPSHADLYARAVPQARVHRLPGRDHQLTNDLTEVAAAIRAAVGSR
- a CDS encoding VOC family protein, which translates into the protein MGSVKKFQVTFDCKEPERVGRFWCELLGYTAPPPSGFSTWDDYNDARPAEARGSWFAATDPTGEGPRLFFQRVPEGKIVKNRVHLDVRAGAGLVGEERLAALLAEEARLTPLGGTRVLLQLADEENESCLTMQDVEGNEFCLD
- the htpG gene encoding molecular chaperone HtpG, which translates into the protein MSTETLEFQAEARQLLQLMVHSIYSNKDIFLRELISNASDALDKLRLAALTDDALTAEDLHIEIHVDAEARTLTVRDNGIGMSRDEVVALIGTIAKSGTADLLRRLKDSKEKESAELIGQFGVGFYSTFMVADQVTLVTRKAGEDSGTRWESAGEGTYTIEEVADAAPGTSVTVHLRPKDEEDALYDYTDEWKIKEIVKRYSDFISFPIRLVKPEGEPETLNSMKALWARPRSEVKDEEYSEFYRHISHDWTDPLEIIQMRAEGTFEYEALLFIPARAPHDLFQRDGSRGIQLYVKRVFIMDDSRELIPDYLRFVKGVVDAADLSLNISREILQQDRHIQMIRRRLAKKILSTIKDMQTKEPEKYATLWREFGRAIKEGLLGEADDQKAILDVSSFATTGGDEPTTLAGYVSRMKEGQEEIYFMTGETRAQVENSPHMEAFKAKGYEVLLLTDPVDEIWVEAVPEYDGKKLQSIARGTVDLDTDEKPSEEKTGEYAPLLTWLGETLDEVKEVRLTNRLTTSPACLVSDANDITPTLEKMYKAMGQEVPPVKRILELNPEHPLVTGLREAHTQRADDPALPETAELLYGTALLAEGGDLADPARFAKLLADRLARTL